The following is a genomic window from Numenius arquata chromosome 12, bNumArq3.hap1.1, whole genome shotgun sequence.
AGAGAACTGCTGTAACAAAGTCAGTCAACATGATTTGTTAAATTATAATGAACACCCTGTGCGTTTCCTTTCTGTGTATTTAAGGAGAGAGAAACCGTGATcatgaaagaaactgaaagagcaaataaaaacttcaaaatgtGGTGTGCTCTGAACTGTTACCCCCTTGCAAAATAGTCTCCAAGTTAAAGGAGAGCACTGTATTGTCACCCCAGACCTTCCAGAGAATAGTCACCGAGGTACCTTCTGCAAGTATGATAAGGCACAGAAATATCCAGACGTTGGGAAAACATCTTCCAGCAGATGGACAACAGTTCCTCTATGGCTCACTGGAGACCAGTGCTATTGCTTCCTTGGTTATGATATTCCTATTTCATGGTATTGCTGATTTAGTTTCAGCAGAGATTTGGGTAAACAGAGCTCCAAGATTAAAACAAAAGGACACTAAACAGAAGTTGTAATGCCATTTGGGAGCTTGTCAGTGCCTTCAACCCTGTGAACTCAGCTCAATAAACTAGAGAATTCACTGCCTCCACCAAGTATTGCACCGATTCGTTATTGCTATTGCCCTGCCAtgctcttcttccctgccaggAGTCCCTCATCCATGTGGTTCTTCACCCACATCTGCAAGATGGTACAGAATCACATCAGCTGGAGTCAGTTCTTCCCAAAACTGGGAGGGCTTTAAGATTCTGGAGCACCACAGAAGTGAGAGTGAGCGGGCTAAAATCACATCACTTGGTACGTGAAATACAGACCCAGGTCTGACCTCAGACAGATCCCGGCAACGGTACTGAAGCCCTTATCTAACATTTCAGTGCTGGGATGGTCTTGGTTGAGCTCTGTAAAGCAGGGACACTTTTTTTACCCATCTGAAAAAAGTCTTTCAACATGGCAAGTAAAGCTGCTCTCATCACCTGGTTAGTTTCCTAGAAACAGTGTGAGTTCAGCACACAGGAAGATTTTGCAGGCAGAAGGGTTGTTCTCATGTGCAGCTCTGCCTACAGTAGACCTGTCAATACATCCACGTTCCCAAACCTTTGTGTAGCCTGTATGAACAACTACACCCTTGGGCTCACTTCTGATAGAATTGGGACTCTAATCCGACCTTGAATCTGTACTTAGATGTTGATTGAGACTAAACCCAtagcatcaaaaaaaaaccccagaatccTCCCCTAATAAGCCAAGTGCTGGATATGCCAATCACAACATGATTTCTAGTTTCTGCAGCTTTTTAGCAACATTAAAAGCCAATGAAACAGCCAAGTGCCTTCTGCTGTGTACCTCAGAGCTTTCCACTGGGATGGCCTGTAAGACACACAGATACAAAAATCCACTATTGTTGTAACACTGCTCAGTTTTATAATAAAAAGCCCTGTTTCTAGAGGTAGGCTCCTACAATACACATATAAGAGTATCTATGTGTTTATTAATCCCCCAAATTCCTGTTTAACTCTACATTTACCAGCAGCAGGTTAAATATCCCGTTCACAGAATTGCTCATCCCAGACGTACAACCAACAACTCCTCATGCAGCATAAACTGCCAGCTCCTTCCCTGAGCGCATTGGTCAGTGTCCCAACAGGCAGTGACCGTTACACCCAGAATGTCACCAGCACATAAGCATGAATCTGTTCTAGGTCACTCTTCCAACAGCGTTCACAGGCCCCGATCCAATAGAACTTCAGCCCAAAGCCAATGGTAGATAAATACTCAGCATGACTGGGAAACGTAGCCTGGAAGATTTATCGATTACTGACTCTGGTTTGAGTAAGAATTGATTACATTTGATCAGACACCACCAGACTCCAGCGAGCATGTCAGCTTACAGCGATAAAACCACAAGAGCTGTATTCCAGCCAATTTTACAATTACAATATGAAGTCCAATTAGGGGGATGTACTATCTTGTAATACCTTTTGCCTGATAGTAAATCAATTGTTGCTTTGCTGAAGGTCACAGTTGGAGTGATGAGTTTCTGGAGTTTTACATATAAAGAGAGTAAAAAACTAATGGGCTAAAAGCTGTTTGTCTAAAACGGACTGGCTTAATACAGTTTTAATGTAGTAACAACTCTCAGCGAAAGCAAACCTCAGGCTCCTTAACACTACTGCATTCCATGCTCTCCTTTTCATTTGCTCGGAGTTTGGTAGGATTCAATACATTCGATAGCACAAAACtgctcagagaaggaaaagggtcCAACGGCTCCTTCCCTGGGAGAAAAGGCATTGGCTGCACCCGAGTTTTGCACCACTTACAACCCAGTGGATAGTGGCACCAAAATTTGTTACAGAGTCCAGAATTCTCATTAGGATGGAAGCAGAGAGACAACCCCCCTACACCGTGGGAGAAGACGGGCACCTGAAAAGCATCTCCCCCTGTTCAGGAATACCCAGGCCACACTTGGTCTTACCCCAGAAGAATTTTCTCGAGGTAATCAGAAGACCCGCTGTTAACCACACACAGATGTGTTAAAGTCTATCTAGCTACCAAATCATCTTCTTTCTACTAGAGAATGACTTTTAAAACCCCCTGAGGTTAAGTCAAGCACAAGAAGTATTTTCTAGTCTTATATAGAGCGTATGGGTTTCAATAATGGAGGAAGCCCAACTTCTCTGAATGTTCCAAAACATACAAAGACCCCCCTGCCTTTAAGTGaactgaggttttaaaaaaaatcagatcaccTGCCACCATTTTCTAATTTGTTCCTAAAACTGGTAAGGGAAGAGAATTGTATCTTTAGAgttcaaaaaaagtaaattgtCAGCCTGGTAATAACCTCACAGGTCCAAAGGTGTTTCCTGCATGGCATGGTTGTGGTGGTGACACacagccacctctgctgccccaacGAGCCCAGAGCCCTGGAGCATAAAACACCCAGCCCCAGTGATGGGCTAGATTTGATGGGGAGCAGAGGGTGGCACTTAACGGTCCCTGGCAGCCCGAGTCAATGTTTTATAGcctagaaaaaaaaggaaaggctgtaGGGATTCCCACAgagggagtgtgtgtgtgaaGTGTAATATTGACGTGTAAGAGCTGCCAGGTGAAAGGAAGATGGCTGGAAGCTGCATTTTCTGTTGCTTGGCTGAAGCACAACTACGTGAGCTGGATTTGATCCACTGATGGCTTACAGAGACCCAAACAGGCTTATGTTCTCAGAGCGTGGAATTTAAACTGCCCGAGAAGACACATACTCATGCAGGCAAATAGTTATGTTTGTGATAGCCTCTCTTTCAGAAAAAGGGTTGAAGATTTAGTTCCTTCTGTAGATACAACTTGTTAACTCAACTGGGGCTGGTTCCTCAGGGCTGTTTCCCACGGGgtgctctgctttcccctccccagGTATGCCAAGCCTTAACATGCTGAAAAGCCAGTGCCAAACCCCCAGGCTATGCCGTGCTAGTGCTTCTCAGGTGGTCTGTCAGAGCTAACATGAATTACACAAAAATCACGGTGTTGGCGTGCCAACTGCTCtacagcagagaggctctgctATGGTGCCAGGCAACTCCCTTATACATAGAGGCATACGGCGCAAACCAGCCGCCTTCTGATGGCTGCCAACCACTGCTGACTTCAGCATGGGAGCTGGAAAACCGcagcaaaaatattaataatcttTTGTGCTGCAGCGTTCAGCTACCAAAGCAATGATTTAACAGTTACTTGTTTATCAGCCAGAGATTGCAGGTTAACACAAGTGTCGTGACATCTAGGGAGATTAGAAAGGCTTTCATGACGTTTCTAGGTGAGTGTCGGCCAgccttttcctcctcatcccgccCAAGCCCTGTGGGTCTGGAAATCCAGAAAGATCAGACCACAAAGCACACTGCCCCTGGAATCTGTGCTGAATGTACAGAGTAAACAAACAGAATCAATAGGAAAGTGAGATCAGCAGAAGTCTTTTTAGTTTTAACAAATTAAGAGTCTAAATAAtacaaataagtttttttttttaaattacttatccCAATATAGACCTTTGTCAGTATTTTATTGCAGTAAAATTCTATTGCCAGGGCCCCTTATTGCAACATCAGTTTTAAAGCCAATTGAGTGAAGCCTGTTTCCAGGAAAAGTTCTGCTTAAAACCCGATGGCAGTCTGGGGGGATGCGTTTACAGGAGCAGAACAGGACCCAGCCTGTGCACAGTTGTTGATGCTGAGCTGTCACACACCTCGCAAACCTCCTAAAGCGAGCGCGGCACCAACGCCTGCTTGTCGCTCAGGCCCTGTACGTGCTGGATCCAGTTGTATGGAACACAGCTCTGTCCACTCCTGCAAACCCCGTGGAGGGGTTGATCTCCCCTCCAGGATATATCCATCACCCAAGAGTGAAAATTCAGGTCTGAACTGTCACCTTCCAGAAGCTTGGTGGCTTACAGCAAGAGGCTCAGGTGCAAAGATTTTAATTCAGATGATTTCTCCTTTCCAAGGCATGTCATGACTTCCCAAGGACGAGGAGGCAGTGCACCATACCTTCTTCCCCAGGGAGCAAGACGAGGGTGACCTTTTTTTTACATCATACCGATGCGCATCCCTTCCTCTCCCAAGAGCCTTGCTCCACCTGCATTACTCATTCAGCTGCAATGGAAGTAATTGGCAGGGTAAAGTACAATTCAAGATGAAGGAGGCCGCTGCAGTCAGGATGTCCATAACCAAATTCTCCCTTTGGAATGCAAACAACCCGGCCGCTGCCATAGATCCAACCAGCCCACCCGCGTCTCGTTTCCTCCGGGGTGAGAAACAGATGAGACTAGGAAATTCTGCAGCACCCGTGCACCTTCTCTTCCATTTCCTCCATGGGAGCTTTGAATTTCAAGAGGGGTGGATCACCACTGGACACTGTGTAATACACTGAGGTCCCATTGGAGCTGTAGGGAGAAGTCCTGGGTCCGATTAGGTGTGACTTGGCCTCACCCCCGTTCTCGGCAACTCCTCCCATGCCACTGCCGAAGTGGGTGCTGAGGAAGGGGTGGTTGAGGAGCTTGGCCGCAGCTCGCTGCCGCTTCAGTTCAGAGAGCGTTTGGTGGTTATGCTCCTTGTAGGCACCCCAGAACTGCTGCGTCTCGGGGAGCCCGGGGTTGCCATAGGGCAGCATGTGGCCTGGATTGCTGTCAGGGTCAGCGTGCATACTCCAAATGTCCCCATTGGAAAAGGTGTACTGGTAAGTGCTGGCAGACGCCATGAGCCCATTCTGGAGAGGCATTTCAGAGTCACACTGCGTGCTTTTGTTTGCCAGCTCTGGAAGGAGGGAAGAGTTCTCCAGCACTGAATTCTGTAACAAGAAGACATGAAAGAAGAGCATCTTCCCCTATCCCTCCCAACACAGTTCATCCCTGTGATGACTTCCTAAGCCTGCTCATACTCAGCCCTTCCACCAGACAGGTACTACAGCATGAACATCGAGTTCACCCACTAATGCGACCCTATAATGCTGTGAGCCCCGAGCAGGAGCTGGTTCCCAACCAGAAACATGGAACATTAACTCAAAATgactcactttaaaaaaaaataaatagatagatagataagcATATTAATATTACATGACAATAActgaattaaaaccaaataaCTGTAAAACAAGATTACAATTCTTTTGTGATTACCAGTTTGTGAGCTGTAAAGAGAAATGCCCACGCTATTTTTTCTAAACTTCCCGGTTCACTGGGGCCATCCCTCAAAACTATGCAGCTGTAAATCCAATCCAGGCTTTCCACTTGAGTGGGATATCCCGGTTTATACCAAATGAGAATTTGGTCTTTTGCTTACATCGGATGGATGAGGTTTACGAATTTTTCAGCCACCTTCCATCCCAGGGCACCCACTGCTATTGACCTTGCACTACCAGCCCTCCTTGGTGACTCCCATAATACAGAAGAGATTCCTTACGGGGTCTGTGTTCTCCTGGTCAGACCGAGTCTCCCCAATTTCTCCAATGAGACCTGagtttcttccttcttctgccgcccccagctgctgccagaCAATGGCTTCTTTCTCGCACTCCTTCCTGTAAAGGTTCGTTCGATCTGAAAGGCTGGCCCTCCTCACCACCTTCCTGCAGGACAGGGACAAGGGACATCGAGGCTGTGAGCAGGACATGACATTTCCTCTTACCACCTCTTCTCACCTCCTCCTCACGCTTCACAGCCTCTCTCACTGGAACGGAACGTGAATTTAGCTTCCTGGCACCCATGCAAAGCAAAGGCACTAGTGGGGATATTAAAGGTGAATTTTAAGGAGTTTTAAAGCAGTACTGCAAATCTGGGGTAGATCTCATACAGGTCACCGAATGGATCTGCTCTGCAACCGGCGGagtaaatgtgtttttttgtggatggacttgatgatctcaaaggtcccttccaaccatgaagattctgtgattctgtgatgtagaGGGAAAGGGCCCACAGGCTGTTTAGGGAGTTTTGTGGTCTGTAGGACTGCTCTGGTGTCTAGTAAACATCCCATAAATCCCTGTGCAAACTGTGTCTGAGCACAGTATCTTGGCCATGAGACATACTATTGAGAAGCTCAAGGTCACCCATTTGAAGCACTGATTCTCCAACACCAGTAGCAGTGGTTCAACAGGGTAAATTCTCACCAGTTGGTTCTCTGCTTGGAGCAGTTCTTAAACCACAACAGTGCAAAGCCATTCTCCCCCCGAGAAACACCACCTCTTGCTAGTGAAAGAATCACCCTTCAAAGGAGCTCCTCCTTCAGCTACCAAAGGTCAGCTCCTGCCTTTCACAGTTCATTCAGAAATGACAGATGGGTTGTTCTCCACATGCTGGGTGCAGGGTGCTCTGTAGCCACATCTGGGTGGCCACCCTAAGGCACCGGGTGACCTGCTGGGGACAGTGCACTCACCcccggctgccggtgctggaggTCCTTCGGCTCAGGGAGGATTTATGCCTCAGCTGAGACTTCATGATCACATCGTGTTTGTGTTTCAACTCCAAAAGTAATACTTTGAATTCCTCCTCTTCACACAGATCTGCGGCACACACAAACCAAGCCATTAATCAGGCGGTTCAGATGTGGTACCATTAACACCAAGTTACCAACTGCGCCTTCCTAGTACACACAACTACAAACGCTAGCAGGAAGAGAAGGGACATACAAGCAGAATATGCTTAGGCACATTAATCTCCAAACAAATTAGAGGAGGCAGAATGGTTTGGACACCCGAACAGAAGCAGGAAATGAGAGCTGCTGATTGTGACGGGGGCTCAGTTTTGCAGTGATCCAGCTGTTCAGCTAGGCTTTGTACTACCTCTGCAGCATGCTGTGCCTTTACACATGACAGGGTGAGAGATATATTAACCACTGTATCAATGCTTCAagatgggaggaaaagaaatttctgtAATTACCAGACTGCAGCTCCCCTGAATACACCGTTTTTACTTAAGCCTCCAAACCGAGAAAGAATACAGACAAAAGCAAAGCAGATCAGGGATGAAGACAAGAACTTTCAAAATGAGGATGCACAGATTTTTCAATTAAGGCTCAGAAAACCTTTTGCCAAAAGAAAACGTGGCACAAGGTTATAACACATGGTCAGATGCTAGCACTTTGGCATTTTTGACTTCCAATCTGTTCCAAGACTTGTGTGtgccttctctttcctctccaaCCCCTTATCGCGTACCACACTTCATTGCATCAAAGTCAGACACCTGAGTCTCGGGGCTGCACTCAACAGCTGCTCGGGTCCAAGACTACAATGTAAGAGCAGGGAGACTCCCAAACACAGGTACAGAGGGATAACATGAGCGGAAACACACAGGAGAAACACTTGGTGCTTGAGAAATTCCTTCTCTCTTGGTTTTATGAGCAGGGAGAAGTGTTTTCAGAACAAAGTAGGCACTTTAAAACTTCAGTTCCAGTTAAAGTAACTGCAACTTTGATTCAAAAGGCACCTGAAAAATGAAGTTAATGCTTCTGAAAGCACTATGTGAAGACTTCAGCATGCTCAGGGGGAAAAGTTCTTCTTAGCAATCTCTTATTTTTAAGCTTAGTAAACTTACCTATTGGCATCTCATCCAAAGATGTCCTGGCACTCAAACTAGCCCCGTGGGACACAAGTAACTCAGCCATCTGCAtctaaagaaagggaaagaaagccaAGTTGATAGAGGTATTTTAGGCAATCGCTTTCCTCCTCAAAGCTGAAAAGCTGGAATAAAATAAGAAGCAATGGCATTCATGCTCAACTCACCTCAAATTATTCTGGTACGTGTGCGATGTTAAACACAGTTCCTACCACTCAACTGCACAGACATACTCTCCCTGAACTGTCTCAGCAACAAGTTCTTCTTTGCAGCCCCAAGGACCTCACCTGACACTGCCCAGCGAGTCCAGCCCTAGCACAGATTTCTTCCATTTGCAGAGTACTCCACAACTTGTCCAGGCAGAAAGAAATGTCACCCTCATACGTGACATTTGCAACAAAATCATTACCTGtccccagaaagcagcagcatggaGAGGTTCCCAGCCGTCCCAGTCCTTAACATCCAGGCTTGCTCCCTGGTCAAGAAGGACTTCAGCTGCATGCAGATAACCATTGGCTGCAGCTATATGCAGCTAGGAGACAAGGAACAGAGCATGAACCACCTGCAAGCACCACAGATAGTTTTATACACCAAGTTTCAGTGGAATTTCTTGGCTATCATCTGGGTCTAGATCTGGACAGGCAGCCCATTTCACATTTGGCAGATGCCATCAGGTCAAAAGCAGGTTGTTCCTATTACTAAAACTCAGTATTACCTGCATATAATTCTGTTTGGAGAGGAAACTGCTTAAGCGTTCTTAAAATAACTTACATATGTGGgttagaaaaataatgttttcacattttaaatcaaGGGCTCTTCAAGTGCTTCCCAATCTGTAGGGAAACAGCACCACCAAAATGCAAGCCTGCAATGGAGAACATCATCCTCTGTAAAGTCTGCGTTCCTCATGCCAGAAGAATGTCTTCTCTTCCCCACTTAAATGCTGTGAATGCAATTTTTTGGATCAAATTTTCAGCCTGCTTTAGTCAGGACTCCCTTTATGCAAGTGCACTCCCACCCACACTATCATTATTTTCACCATTTGAAAATCAAAAATGTTTTAATCCTTGGCTGCTTTTAGTTAAGGGAATCTGATTTTTCAGACTGCGGCTTCCAACTACGACCATCACTTCGGAGACATCAATAATAGCCTCCTTTAGTCTCTCATGACACTTCATGTCTCTGAAGATTTTCATAATGGCAGTCTGCTGTGGCATCTCTGGGCACAACATGGACCTGCTCTGAGGGTATGAACTCCACTCAGAGCTCATCCTATCCCAACTGTGCTGAAGAGGAGAATTAAAGCTTCTTTTCAAAAATTTCCATGTGGATTCCACCACACAAAGTTAAACCCTCATCTGGAAATAAATTCTGATGCTTTCTGGCAATTCAATTAAATTCTACCTAAATTTTATGGCACTGGGTCATACCCTCTAGAGGCCATATGAATTAACAAGGAGTCACTTGGGGGAGATATAAAAAGGGAAGTCAAGAGGGCTGCTTAAATTTATGTATATAATCCTTGTTAAAGggaaaaacatgttaaaaaaataagctgCAATAAAAGTTTCAGTCATCCAAGTTTATCTTGGAAGGAGCCTGCCCTCCCCTTATTCTTCTGGTATATGTTAGAGGTGGCAATTTAGATAATGAAACCTGAATGCACTGCCATGGTCTGGCCATCACACAAATGGCACCAAGTGGACTGAATATCAGTTATGTCTAGACCCCAGCAACCAAATGACCGAGGTTGTATGAAAGTCCCCAACACATATGACAGCATCACTGAACGTCACTTGGGACTGCTGTAAGCAAGGGTTTAAGACACAGGTTTGCaggtgaaaaagaaaggaatgggactggggttgttcatccttcTCGGTCTCTGTCCAGTCAAATCAGATGCTGGCTTGCTTTGTGCTGTGCGTTTGTGCTATGCtctcctctgcccagggcagaTGCCATCCTACGTGAATAAACACAGCCCTCCATTGACCCTGCCTGAGCCGGAtgctttgcaaagcagaaagaggaggaggcGGAAAGTCTCCAGGGTGCCCAACACCAGATTGTGCTCCCATGAAAACCAGAGGACTCTCACGTCTCCTGCGTGGGAGTCAGGCCAGACCACAGGACTAGCGAGAAGCAAAACATTACTGGGGAGATCTTTCAGTCCCACTTCCTTGGAGGTCAGCACAAGTGTTGTGTTCTGCAATTCTTCATCACAGGATTTCTTGCACCTTTCTTTGGTACCAGCCCCTGTCAGAGAGGTCCCGGGACCTCAGCAGCCGTGCTGCAGGACCTGACCTGCCGGACAACCGACAGAGCTCACAGGAATCATGGATTTGCTTCAAAAAGCACAGGGTTAGACACTAAGTTATGTCAGCTGTGCTCATGGACACAGCCTGTTCCTACATGAcaataaactgaaagagggaaaaagatgaaaacagctTCCTCGCTCCTCTCGGTGATTTGTATGAGTTGATTTTGTATAACTCCTGCCACAGGGCAGGTTTCGTAACCTACGGGCggcaggaaggcaaaagccaaGCCGCAGCAGTTTCACTCACCAGTGTAGCACCTTGGGCATCAGTCCTGTTCAGGTCTTGTCCAGTCGCAAGTATGTCATGAATGTCACAGATCATGACCTGCTCTGGGGCAGCCCGCATCTCATTGATCCTTTCCTGTGTAATTCCTGTTAAAATTCCAGTTATAGAGAGAAGAGTTGGAAAGGGCCTTTGAATCCACTGGTTGAGCAAAATTAGACTTAATAATTCCTGGTTGAAATGACCTCACATCTTTTTCAGAGGCCATGTAGCTGAGGGGACTGATGGTTGTCCTTCACCCTCATCATTATTTAGGAATCAGAGAAACTAGACAGAGTCAGGTTCCAAGAAATTATGCCAGGCAGCAGCCCTCTGCTGTTCTCCAGAGGCAAATCAAGGGCTgagaaagaaagtaatttttagtACTACATTGAcccatttttgtattttatatgaaCTCAGTCTCCTTACCTTGATAGGCCATGCAAGTCTCAATGACATCCAGAGTTGGCTCATCTTCACAGAGGTCATACGGCATGTTGCCATCCGCATTTACTGCCAACAAGTCTGCTCCACTGCAAGGAGAAAGCCGAGTTACACAGGAAAGGACCTCAGACATCCTAGGGCTGATGGTGCCAAACACAGGGATAAATGATTAGCAAAAACTAACCGGGGTTTAATCGTTGCCCAAACGCCACGAAGATTTGTGTGAGATAAGAAAGACTTGAAGCAAAGCCACGGCATTTGAATGGGGAAGATAAATTCCAGAAGTGGATGAAAGGAGCTCGTTGCGCCTCCTTGAtgggctgtggggtgcaggagcCACTGATCTGTTCCTGTCCCCTCCTGACCCCAGCATTGGGCAGACTGGCAGATTCTCAATGATGGAAGCAATTTATTTGCTGAATTCCTGAACACTACCAGGTGCTTGTTATCTGGGCACCTGGCAGTCCTTCAATGTAAAGTTTGCAAGGACCAGAAAACTTGGGAAAGATACGGGCT
Proteins encoded in this region:
- the PPP1R16B gene encoding protein phosphatase 1 regulatory inhibitor subunit 16B isoform X2, with the translated sequence MDAHVDLLTELQLLDKVPTLERLRAAQKRRAQQLKKWAQYEKEMQHKKRKHEKKRNAVNRKKVSFEASVALLEASLRNDLEEVCYLLKSNISPDLCNEDGLTALHQCCIDNYEEIVKLLLNHGANVNAKDNELWTPLHAAATCGHINLVKILIQHGADLLAVNADGNMPYDLCEDEPTLDVIETCMAYQGITQERINEMRAAPEQVMICDIHDILATGQDLNRTDAQGATLMQMAELLVSHGASLSARTSLDEMPIDLCEEEEFKVLLLELKHKHDVIMKSQLRHKSSLSRRTSSTGSRGKVVRRASLSDRTNLYRKECEKEAIVWQQLGAAEEGRNSGLIGEIGETRSDQENTDPNSVLENSSLLPELANKSTQCDSEMPLQNGLMASASTYQYTFSNGDIWSMHADPDSNPGHMLPYGNPGLPETQQFWGAYKEHNHQTLSELKRQRAAAKLLNHPFLSTHFGSGMGGVAENGGEAKSHLIGPRTSPYSSNGTSVYYTVSSGDPPLLKFKAPMEEMEEKVHGCCRIS
- the PPP1R16B gene encoding protein phosphatase 1 regulatory inhibitor subunit 16B isoform X1, which encodes MDAHVDLLTELQLLDKVPTLERLRAAQKRRAQQLKKWAQYEKEMQHKKRKHEKKRNAVNRKKVSFEASVALLEASLRNDLEEVCYLLKSNISPDLCNEDGLTALHQCCIDNYEEIVKLLLNHGANVNAKDNELWTPLHAAATCGHINLVKILIQHGADLLAVNADGNMPYDLCEDEPTLDVIETCMAYQGITQERINEMRAAPEQVMICDIHDILATGQDLNRTDAQGATLLHIAAANGYLHAAEVLLDQGASLDVKDWDGWEPLHAAAFWGQMQMAELLVSHGASLSARTSLDEMPIDLCEEEEFKVLLLELKHKHDVIMKSQLRHKSSLSRRTSSTGSRGKVVRRASLSDRTNLYRKECEKEAIVWQQLGAAEEGRNSGLIGEIGETRSDQENTDPNSVLENSSLLPELANKSTQCDSEMPLQNGLMASASTYQYTFSNGDIWSMHADPDSNPGHMLPYGNPGLPETQQFWGAYKEHNHQTLSELKRQRAAAKLLNHPFLSTHFGSGMGGVAENGGEAKSHLIGPRTSPYSSNGTSVYYTVSSGDPPLLKFKAPMEEMEEKVHGCCRIS